One part of the Actinotignum schaalii genome encodes these proteins:
- a CDS encoding amino acid permease: MSTNSTPAPAGTPAPGAPTATSPAPAGTSAPGTHTKSHATHLHRDLHNRHIQMIALGGAIGTGLFYGSASSISLAGPAILFVYLIGGCTIYLVMRALGEMSVHEPVPGAFSHYAYKYWSPRAGFISGWNYWFNYIFVAMSELSVVGLYINYWFPAVPTWLTAAFCLVFITAVNLLGVRAFGEFEFWFALVKVVAIIGMIVLGILVLVVGLQEPHQVPPGTSFAELVFPNGLKGATFAFVVVMFSFGGIELIGITAGEADDPRRSIPRAINLVIQRILIFYVLSLAIIMAVIPWRSIDGHASPFVQIFDSVGITFAAHILNFVVLTAALSVYNSGLYSNGRMLYSLAQQGNAPRIFATLSRAGTPYVGILTSSAVTVVAVIVVFAFPNFAFGYLLSIALIAGIINWTMVMITQLKFRAALGPERVAGLSYKLPGGLASSIFVLVALAACVVLMLFQDAYRVAVFVGPAWLLLLTIAYQVKVSREKRHARA; this comes from the coding sequence ACGCCACCCACCTGCACCGCGACCTCCACAATCGCCATATCCAAATGATCGCGCTGGGCGGGGCCATCGGAACCGGCCTCTTCTACGGCTCGGCCTCCTCTATTAGCCTGGCCGGCCCGGCGATCCTCTTCGTGTACCTCATTGGCGGCTGCACGATCTACCTTGTTATGCGCGCCCTGGGTGAGATGAGCGTGCACGAGCCGGTCCCCGGCGCCTTCTCCCACTACGCCTACAAATATTGGAGCCCCCGCGCCGGCTTCATCTCGGGCTGGAACTACTGGTTTAACTACATTTTCGTGGCGATGTCAGAGCTGTCCGTCGTCGGCCTGTATATCAACTACTGGTTCCCGGCGGTCCCCACCTGGCTCACCGCGGCCTTCTGCCTGGTGTTCATCACGGCGGTGAACCTGCTCGGGGTGCGCGCCTTCGGCGAATTCGAATTCTGGTTCGCGCTGGTCAAAGTGGTGGCAATTATCGGCATGATCGTGCTGGGAATCCTGGTGCTCGTCGTCGGGCTCCAAGAACCCCACCAGGTTCCGCCCGGAACCTCCTTCGCCGAGCTGGTTTTCCCCAATGGCCTCAAGGGGGCGACCTTCGCTTTCGTCGTCGTTATGTTTAGTTTTGGCGGCATTGAACTTATCGGCATTACCGCCGGGGAGGCGGACGACCCACGCCGGTCCATCCCCCGCGCCATCAACCTGGTGATTCAGCGCATCCTCATTTTCTACGTGCTCTCGCTCGCCATCATCATGGCGGTCATCCCGTGGCGCTCCATCGACGGGCACGCCAGCCCCTTCGTCCAGATTTTCGATTCGGTGGGGATCACCTTCGCGGCCCATATCCTCAATTTCGTGGTGCTCACCGCGGCGCTCTCGGTCTACAATTCCGGCCTGTATTCCAACGGCCGCATGCTGTATTCGCTGGCGCAGCAGGGCAACGCCCCGCGGATTTTCGCCACGCTTTCGCGCGCGGGCACGCCGTACGTGGGGATTTTGACGTCCTCGGCCGTGACCGTGGTGGCGGTCATTGTGGTTTTCGCGTTCCCGAATTTCGCTTTCGGGTATCTGCTGTCCATCGCCCTTATCGCCGGGATTATCAACTGGACGATGGTCATGATCACGCAGCTGAAATTCCGCGCCGCGCTCGGCCCGGAACGCGTGGCGGGCCTCAGCTACAAGCTGCCCGGCGGCCTCGCCTCGAGCATTTTCGTGCTGGTGGCACTGGCGGCCTGCGTGGTCCTCATGCTGTTCCAAGACGCCTACCGCGTGGCCGTTTTCGTTGGCCCGGCGTGGCTGCTGCTCCTCACCATCGCCTACCAGGTGAAGGTTTCACGTGAGAAGCGCCATGCGCGCGCGTAA
- a CDS encoding NAD-dependent succinate-semialdehyde dehydrogenase: protein MAYKTISPYTGETLKEYPTATDEEVKKAVDVAHNAFLAWRETSYEERAQVLQKAADLLRERRTEYASIITKEMGKVIGEAEAEVDICIAMFEDYVRNGEKYLATRTLPSDKYGKDSVQLLFQPLGVLFMVEPWNFPYYQIVRVAAPQLFAGNTLILKHASIVPESAATFVEIFREAGLPEGCFQNLYLSHDQSEIVLADPRVRGVALTGSEVAGAAIAQLAGKYIKKSTLELGGADAFIVLEDADIDKTVAWAVTGRHWNAGQVCCSSKRMIVVDSVYDEFLEKYREGVKQLKAGDPMDRETTLAPLSSAAAKRDLAKQLEEAIAEGAKAEEAGIELPEHGNFFQPTILTDIPEGAKCRYTEFFGPVSQIYRVKDEEEAITLANDSPYGLGGSVFTEDLERGKKVAARLDTGMVYLNHPTAVAADIPFGGVKNSGYGHELIDLGIHEFVIIKVVANSPIDGEF, encoded by the coding sequence ATGGCGTACAAGACAATCAGTCCGTACACCGGTGAAACACTTAAGGAATATCCCACTGCCACTGATGAGGAAGTCAAGAAGGCAGTAGACGTTGCCCATAACGCCTTCCTGGCGTGGCGGGAAACATCGTATGAAGAGCGCGCGCAGGTGCTCCAGAAGGCCGCCGACTTGCTGCGCGAACGCCGCACCGAATACGCCTCGATTATCACCAAGGAAATGGGCAAGGTGATCGGGGAAGCGGAAGCGGAAGTCGATATCTGCATCGCGATGTTTGAAGATTACGTGCGCAATGGCGAAAAGTATTTGGCCACTCGTACGCTCCCCTCGGATAAATACGGGAAGGATTCCGTGCAGCTGCTCTTCCAGCCGCTTGGGGTGCTGTTCATGGTGGAACCGTGGAACTTCCCCTATTACCAGATTGTCCGCGTGGCTGCCCCGCAGCTCTTCGCCGGCAATACCCTTATTCTCAAGCACGCATCCATCGTTCCGGAATCGGCCGCCACCTTCGTGGAGATTTTCCGCGAAGCGGGCCTGCCCGAAGGCTGCTTCCAGAATCTCTACCTCTCCCATGACCAGTCGGAAATTGTGCTGGCCGATCCGCGGGTGCGCGGGGTGGCGCTCACCGGTTCGGAAGTGGCCGGGGCGGCTATTGCGCAGCTCGCCGGCAAGTACATTAAGAAGTCCACGCTGGAACTGGGCGGGGCGGACGCTTTCATCGTGCTCGAGGATGCCGATATTGATAAGACGGTCGCCTGGGCGGTGACCGGCCGGCATTGGAATGCCGGGCAGGTGTGCTGCTCCTCCAAGCGCATGATCGTGGTGGATTCCGTATACGACGAATTCCTGGAGAAGTACCGGGAAGGCGTCAAGCAGCTCAAGGCCGGGGATCCAATGGATCGGGAAACCACCCTGGCGCCGCTGTCCTCCGCGGCAGCGAAACGCGATCTGGCCAAGCAGCTCGAGGAAGCTATCGCCGAGGGTGCGAAGGCGGAAGAAGCCGGAATTGAGCTACCCGAGCACGGCAACTTCTTCCAGCCCACTATCCTCACAGACATCCCCGAGGGTGCGAAGTGCCGCTATACGGAATTCTTCGGGCCGGTCTCCCAGATTTACCGGGTCAAGGACGAAGAAGAGGCGATTACCCTGGCCAATGATTCGCCCTACGGCCTGGGCGGCTCAGTCTTTACCGAGGATCTGGAACGCGGCAAGAAGGTAGCCGCGCGGCTGGATACCGGGATGGTCTACCTCAACCATCCCACCGCGGTCGCGGCGGATATCCCCTTCGGCGGGGTGAAGAACTCCGGCTACGGCCACGAACTCATCGACCTGGGTATTCATGAATTCGTCATTATCAAGGTGGTGGCCAATTCGCCCATCGACGGCGAATTCTAA
- a CDS encoding Cof-type HAD-IIB family hydrolase yields MPPAPIEPAPTDLSLLREAAASVKLVVVDMDGTFLLPGKIFPERGNELVARLRERGIIFCPASGRQYQTLADMFSAHVGGMPIIAENGANVRRDGEPLATTTLPRETSARVVEIVRELSAAGEDVGTVLCGEKAYAERRDRAFLDETLAYYHANAIVPDLMPHTEGIYKIGVLSFADPLRRVIPLLETLGPGVDVVRSGQLWTDVNPSAATKGTGLAGLQASLRISPAQTLCFGDFNNDIPMFEHARFSFAMANAQPDVVAAARYVAPSNAEEGVLTVLNDLFELGL; encoded by the coding sequence GTGCCTCCCGCACCTATCGAGCCCGCACCTACCGATCTGAGCCTCCTGCGCGAGGCCGCCGCCAGCGTGAAACTCGTCGTCGTTGATATGGATGGCACCTTCCTCCTGCCGGGCAAGATTTTCCCGGAACGCGGCAATGAGCTGGTGGCGCGCCTGCGGGAGCGCGGCATTATTTTCTGCCCCGCCTCCGGGCGCCAGTACCAGACCCTCGCGGATATGTTCTCCGCTCACGTGGGCGGCATGCCGATTATCGCGGAGAACGGGGCGAATGTGCGCCGGGATGGCGAGCCGCTGGCCACCACCACCCTGCCGCGGGAAACCAGCGCGCGGGTGGTGGAGATCGTGCGCGAACTCAGCGCGGCGGGGGAGGACGTGGGCACGGTGCTCTGCGGGGAGAAAGCCTACGCCGAACGCCGCGACCGCGCGTTCCTGGACGAAACTCTTGCTTACTACCACGCGAATGCTATCGTCCCTGACCTCATGCCCCATACCGAGGGGATTTACAAAATCGGGGTGCTCAGTTTCGCCGACCCGCTCCGGCGCGTGATCCCGCTGCTGGAAACCCTCGGGCCGGGCGTGGATGTGGTGCGCAGCGGGCAGCTGTGGACGGACGTCAATCCCTCCGCGGCCACGAAAGGCACCGGCCTGGCCGGCCTCCAGGCGAGCCTGCGCATCAGCCCGGCGCAAACCCTGTGCTTCGGGGATTTCAATAATGACATCCCCATGTTCGAGCACGCCCGCTTCAGCTTCGCCATGGCGAATGCCCAGCCCGATGTGGTGGCGGCCGCCCGCTACGTGGCGCCCTCCAATGCGGAAGAAGGGGTGCTCACCGTGCTCAACGACCTCTTCGAGCTGGGCCTGTAA
- a CDS encoding ribokinase encodes MARIFVVGSMNSDTFLKVENFVEPGETISALSSHTALGGKGLNQAVAAARMGIPVTMVAALGRDAVGDAVATELAAEENLDMAAVLRVSEPTGQAMIQSDADGENAIVVVAGANAANTPENVVERLAAVQAGDIVVCQLEIPEPAVAAALAEAKKRGATTVLNAAPAAPVGHLLENVDVLIVNETEADTILGTKVTDRAQQLHLRYGGSIVVTLGSHGCQYIDAYLPDADVKADALPAHHVDVVDTTGAGDAFVGAFAAALAVGESLATAARWGTALGAIATGASGAQGYTASRADVVALAGVGAASGTGAGAAATEN; translated from the coding sequence ATGGCACGCATTTTCGTTGTTGGAAGCATGAATTCCGATACTTTCCTCAAGGTGGAGAATTTTGTGGAGCCGGGAGAAACAATTTCCGCGCTCAGCTCCCACACCGCGCTGGGCGGGAAGGGCCTCAACCAGGCGGTTGCCGCGGCCCGCATGGGGATTCCCGTCACCATGGTGGCCGCCCTCGGGCGCGATGCGGTGGGGGATGCCGTTGCCACTGAGCTCGCCGCGGAAGAAAATCTTGATATGGCTGCCGTGCTGCGGGTGAGTGAACCTACCGGGCAGGCCATGATCCAATCCGATGCCGATGGCGAAAATGCCATCGTGGTGGTGGCCGGCGCGAACGCCGCGAATACCCCGGAGAATGTGGTGGAGCGCCTCGCCGCGGTGCAGGCGGGGGATATTGTGGTCTGCCAGCTGGAGATTCCCGAACCGGCGGTGGCAGCCGCCCTGGCGGAGGCGAAGAAGCGCGGGGCCACCACGGTGCTCAACGCTGCCCCGGCCGCCCCGGTGGGCCATCTGCTGGAGAATGTGGACGTGCTTATCGTGAACGAAACCGAGGCGGATACCATCCTGGGGACCAAGGTGACCGACCGCGCCCAGCAGCTCCACCTGCGTTACGGCGGCTCCATCGTGGTGACGCTGGGAAGCCACGGCTGCCAATATATTGACGCCTACCTGCCCGATGCCGATGTCAAGGCTGATGCGCTGCCCGCCCACCACGTGGATGTTGTGGATACCACCGGCGCGGGCGATGCTTTTGTGGGGGCTTTCGCGGCCGCCCTGGCGGTGGGCGAATCCCTGGCCACCGCGGCTCGTTGGGGCACGGCGCTCGGCGCTATCGCCACCGGAGCCTCCGGGGCACAAGGCTATACGGCCAGCCGAGCGGATGTGGTGGCCCTGGCCGGTGTTGGCGCAGCTAGCGGTACCGGAGCGGGTGCCGCGGCCACGGAAAACTAA
- a CDS encoding threonine synthase, with protein MQFISTRSGMEPASFTDILLDGLAPDGGLVVPASIPQVSAAQLEAWRTLSYPELAAAIIGLYATDIPTADLARLTAAAYSPQNFPGGVPLRRVDNTLVLVGLSEGPTMAFKDLAMQFLGQAIPYVLAATGRDLTILGATSGDTGSSAEYAFRGQPGVRVVMLSPRGRMSAVQRAQMYSLQDANIHNLVVDGVFDDCQDIVKTLSSDIDFKTRYRIGAVNSINFGRIAAQIVYYFWAWLRYTDGTSARILNDDAAAAAAPTPAPSGTGGAGAGAGGVGAGAGDAGADSTRVDFCVPSGNFGNIYAGHLARCMGLPIRRLLLATNENNVLEEFFTTGRYTPRSRERTFATSSPSMDISKASNVERFIWQVLGEDFPAAWEQLGATGTLDMRDYLPEFGETFGFAASSSHHADRLAAIEWTYRTSGILIDPHTADAVTVARRLSDGAVPVLAMETARPEKFAHTVREAVGDVADGLEERLAGLLALPQRATQVPADPEAVREYIATHCA; from the coding sequence ATGCAGTTCATCTCCACGCGTTCCGGGATGGAACCGGCTTCTTTCACCGATATTCTGCTCGACGGCCTGGCCCCGGACGGCGGCCTGGTGGTGCCCGCCAGCATCCCGCAGGTGAGCGCCGCCCAGCTCGAAGCTTGGCGCACCCTGAGCTACCCGGAGCTGGCCGCCGCGATTATTGGCCTGTACGCCACCGATATTCCCACCGCGGACCTCGCGCGCCTCACCGCGGCCGCCTATAGCCCGCAGAATTTCCCGGGCGGGGTGCCGCTGCGCCGCGTGGATAATACCCTGGTGCTGGTGGGCCTGTCCGAAGGCCCGACCATGGCGTTCAAGGATCTCGCCATGCAATTCCTGGGCCAGGCCATTCCTTATGTGCTGGCCGCCACCGGCCGCGACCTCACCATCCTGGGCGCCACCTCGGGTGATACCGGCTCCTCGGCGGAATACGCTTTCCGCGGCCAGCCGGGCGTGCGGGTGGTGATGCTCTCCCCGCGCGGGCGCATGTCCGCGGTGCAGCGCGCCCAAATGTATTCCCTCCAGGACGCCAATATCCACAACCTCGTTGTCGATGGCGTTTTCGACGACTGCCAAGACATCGTCAAAACCCTCAGCTCGGATATCGACTTCAAAACCCGCTACCGCATCGGCGCGGTCAATTCCATCAACTTCGGGCGGATCGCCGCTCAGATCGTCTACTACTTCTGGGCGTGGTTGCGTTATACCGATGGCACGTCCGCGCGTATTTTAAACGACGACGCCGCCGCTGCCGCGGCGCCCACTCCCGCTCCCAGCGGGACCGGCGGGGCAGGGGCCGGGGCCGGCGGTGTCGGTGCCGGAGCTGGCGATGCGGGCGCTGATTCCACCCGGGTGGATTTCTGCGTGCCCTCGGGGAACTTCGGCAATATTTACGCCGGCCACCTGGCTCGCTGCATGGGCCTGCCCATCCGTCGCCTGCTACTGGCCACCAACGAAAATAATGTGCTGGAAGAATTCTTCACCACCGGGCGCTATACCCCGCGCTCGCGGGAGCGTACGTTCGCCACCTCCAGCCCCTCCATGGATATTTCCAAGGCCTCCAATGTGGAGCGTTTCATCTGGCAGGTGCTGGGGGAGGACTTCCCGGCCGCCTGGGAGCAGCTGGGTGCCACCGGGACCTTGGATATGCGCGATTATCTGCCGGAATTCGGGGAGACATTCGGTTTCGCGGCCTCCTCATCCCACCATGCGGACCGCCTGGCGGCTATTGAATGGACCTACCGGACCAGCGGGATTCTCATCGACCCGCATACCGCGGACGCGGTCACGGTGGCCCGCCGCCTGAGCGACGGTGCGGTCCCGGTGCTCGCCATGGAAACCGCCCGCCCGGAGAAATTCGCGCATACCGTGCGCGAAGCGGTCGGGGATGTAGCCGATGGCCTGGAGGAACGCCTGGCCGGGCTGCTCGCCCTCCCGCAGCGTGCAACCCAGGTTCCCGCCGATCCGGAAGCGGTGCGCGAGTATATCGCCACGCATTGCGCGTGA
- a CDS encoding ABC transporter permease, producing the protein MTLAGRAWRYVTRKHIRTLLLFVIITAVVTVLVSAGAVRTASAAAGRDAERTLGSGFVLENSPYNSGTPRGGGTVKPADVERIAALPGVDRYTARQDVTADLVGAKVARLDRQEYDAKREAQLGNAVSVRGVSASADETNIRSGTLELVAGRHITREDKNKAIIHEDLARLNGLTLGSKLTLRGNPYDYDNTKKSTAEVTVEIVGLVRGDNPQPAARRLELFANAVYTDLATTRALYAYTPETEIYQDTTFFVAEGADSETVMNEARGLPIDWRNYQLTRTSQLLTGITGAVAGVQSVMTGAIITTALLALALLSLVLVLWLRERRRETGVLLAIGTSKAKILGQYLVELLFITIPAAACGVALSTVVAQRVGTSVLASVKKSGMEELTSQAPLGGGVDVTTATRTLDDLAVQLSAGTTTLALALTLAVLIGATVLAALPMLRTSPRKLLVSAA; encoded by the coding sequence GTGACCTTAGCTGGACGCGCGTGGCGTTACGTCACCCGAAAACATATCCGTACCCTGCTTCTTTTCGTCATTATCACGGCGGTGGTGACCGTGCTGGTTTCGGCCGGGGCGGTGCGCACAGCCTCAGCCGCCGCGGGCCGCGACGCGGAACGCACCCTGGGCTCCGGTTTCGTGCTGGAGAACTCCCCCTACAATTCCGGCACCCCGCGCGGGGGCGGCACGGTCAAACCCGCGGACGTGGAGCGAATCGCCGCCCTGCCCGGGGTGGATCGCTACACCGCGCGCCAGGACGTGACCGCGGATTTGGTGGGCGCCAAGGTGGCCCGGCTGGACCGCCAGGAATATGACGCCAAGCGCGAGGCGCAGCTCGGCAACGCGGTGAGCGTGCGCGGGGTGAGTGCCAGCGCGGATGAAACGAATATTCGCAGCGGTACCCTGGAGCTGGTGGCCGGGCGGCATATTACCCGCGAAGATAAAAATAAGGCGATTATTCACGAGGATTTGGCGCGGCTCAACGGCCTGACCCTTGGCTCGAAACTCACCCTGCGCGGGAACCCCTACGATTACGACAATACGAAGAAATCCACCGCGGAAGTCACGGTGGAAATCGTGGGGCTGGTGCGCGGGGATAATCCGCAGCCGGCCGCGCGCCGCCTCGAACTTTTCGCCAATGCGGTCTACACGGACCTCGCCACCACCCGCGCGCTGTACGCCTACACCCCGGAAACCGAGATCTACCAGGACACCACCTTCTTCGTGGCCGAGGGCGCCGATAGCGAAACGGTTATGAACGAGGCGCGCGGCCTGCCCATCGATTGGCGCAACTACCAGCTCACCCGCACCTCCCAGCTGCTCACCGGGATTACCGGCGCGGTGGCCGGGGTGCAGAGCGTCATGACCGGCGCGATTATAACGACGGCGCTCCTCGCCCTCGCGCTTCTCAGCCTGGTGCTGGTGCTGTGGCTGCGCGAACGCCGCCGCGAAACCGGGGTGCTGCTCGCTATCGGCACCTCGAAAGCGAAGATTCTGGGCCAGTACCTGGTGGAGCTGCTCTTTATTACTATTCCGGCGGCGGCGTGCGGGGTGGCGCTCAGCACCGTGGTCGCCCAGCGGGTGGGGACCAGCGTGCTGGCCTCGGTGAAGAAATCCGGGATGGAGGAGCTCACCTCGCAGGCACCGCTCGGGGGCGGGGTGGATGTCACCACGGCCACGCGAACTTTGGATGATCTTGCGGTCCAGTTGAGTGCGGGTACGACGACGCTCGCTCTGGCTCTCACCCTCGCCGTGCTTATCGGGGCAACCGTGCTGGCGGCCCTTCCCATGCTGCGCACCTCCCCGCGCAAGCTGCTGGTGAGTGCGGCATGA
- a CDS encoding FtsX-like permease family protein → MSAGTRAGLALRRRPVRNVLLFVVISVIFTALVAQAGVRGAMGQLRTAIDAQVGAGFVASAPAAAPSDAGDAAGAAGAAAGAPQSAPDAAPGDANGAATGSPGDAGDAAGSSPSDGVPSDSPNTNPADNPLTQAAPTLSPAQAGQLAALPGVTSTTTEQDILATPVGAQAVATAGGVQLDAGVMGAVTVTASSDPARFPAFAAKLYRLTSGKMNSGAEPGTVIHRDFAEANGLRVGDELQLRGPAGEVTRQITGIFDGTTPNPSGLPASAAANRILVDSAAGRELSGDAGATRVRCFTASASELPASLAAARAALPDLTYEHNAASFTGVLRAVDSVEGLLSALLSGACAAGVVIAAAVLALWVRGRMREIGVLLSLGQRRRVIAGGFALELGALALAGGVVAILAGRQLTALVGRAVVDGAAPGALAGLPPVAVSGADIAWALGIGAGILAVALAIALFPIMRRSPRQILSSLS, encoded by the coding sequence ATGAGCGCGGGGACGCGTGCCGGGCTCGCGCTGCGGCGCCGCCCGGTTCGCAATGTGCTGCTTTTCGTGGTTATTAGCGTGATTTTTACGGCGCTGGTGGCGCAGGCCGGGGTGCGCGGGGCCATGGGCCAGCTGCGCACCGCCATTGATGCCCAGGTGGGAGCCGGGTTCGTGGCGAGCGCGCCGGCTGCTGCGCCCAGTGACGCGGGTGATGCGGCCGGTGCGGCTGGTGCGGCCGCCGGAGCCCCGCAGAGCGCGCCCGATGCTGCACCGGGCGATGCGAATGGTGCAGCCACTGGTTCGCCGGGCGATGCGGGTGACGCGGCCGGCTCTTCGCCCAGTGATGGGGTCCCAAGCGATAGCCCCAACACCAATCCCGCCGATAATCCGCTCACCCAAGCCGCACCCACCCTGAGTCCGGCCCAGGCCGGCCAGCTCGCGGCGCTGCCCGGCGTGACGAGCACGACCACCGAGCAAGATATTCTGGCCACTCCGGTAGGTGCCCAAGCGGTGGCCACCGCGGGCGGGGTGCAGCTGGATGCCGGCGTCATGGGCGCGGTGACGGTGACCGCGAGCTCGGATCCGGCGCGGTTCCCGGCTTTCGCGGCGAAGCTCTACCGGCTCACCTCTGGAAAGATGAACAGCGGCGCGGAACCGGGCACCGTCATTCACCGTGATTTCGCCGAGGCGAACGGCTTGCGGGTCGGTGATGAGCTGCAGCTGCGCGGCCCGGCCGGTGAGGTCACTCGCCAGATCACCGGGATTTTCGACGGCACCACCCCGAATCCTTCCGGGCTGCCGGCGAGCGCGGCCGCGAATCGCATCCTCGTGGATAGCGCGGCCGGCCGCGAGCTCAGCGGGGACGCGGGTGCCACCCGGGTGCGGTGTTTCACCGCGAGCGCGAGCGAGTTACCCGCGAGCCTGGCCGCGGCCCGCGCCGCGCTTCCCGATCTCACTTACGAGCACAATGCCGCGAGTTTCACCGGGGTGCTGCGCGCGGTGGATAGCGTGGAGGGCCTGCTAAGTGCACTGCTCAGCGGTGCCTGCGCGGCCGGCGTGGTGATTGCCGCGGCGGTGTTGGCCCTGTGGGTACGCGGGCGTATGCGGGAAATTGGGGTGCTGCTGTCGCTCGGGCAGCGGCGCCGCGTGATTGCCGGCGGTTTCGCGCTTGAGCTGGGCGCGCTGGCGCTAGCTGGCGGCGTCGTCGCTATTCTTGCGGGGCGCCAGCTCACCGCGCTCGTCGGGCGGGCCGTTGTGGACGGTGCGGCGCCGGGCGCGCTGGCCGGTTTGCCTCCGGTGGCGGTGAGCGGCGCGGATATTGCGTGGGCGCTGGGGATCGGCGCCGGGATTCTTGCCGTGGCGCTGGCTATTGCGCTGTTTCCGATAATGCGCCGGTCTCCCCGGCAGATTCTTTCGTCACTGAGTTAG
- a CDS encoding ABC transporter ATP-binding protein, with product MNVMELDHVSYSYPGSGAKVLTDVCTGFEPGTVTALLGASGAGKSTLLSLLAGLDTPTKGAVLFEGVDIATTGYAHHRRAHISLVFQNYNLIDYLTPLENVRLVDRRADSSVLLELGLSEDEIHRNVLRLSGGQQQRVALARALASPAPVILADEPTGNLDEDTARGVVHILRDAAHQHGKCVILVTHSADIARGADRVLTLSHRRLTERTAVR from the coding sequence ATGAATGTTATGGAACTTGATCACGTGAGTTACAGCTACCCGGGCAGCGGCGCCAAGGTGCTGACCGATGTGTGCACGGGTTTCGAGCCGGGTACGGTTACGGCGCTGCTGGGCGCTTCGGGTGCCGGGAAATCGACGCTGTTGAGTTTGCTCGCGGGTTTGGATACACCCACGAAGGGCGCGGTGCTTTTTGAGGGCGTGGATATTGCGACGACGGGCTACGCCCATCACCGCCGCGCCCATATTTCGCTGGTGTTCCAGAATTACAATCTCATTGATTACTTGACGCCACTGGAGAATGTGCGGTTGGTGGATCGGCGGGCGGATAGTTCCGTGCTGCTGGAGCTGGGTTTGAGTGAGGATGAGATTCACCGTAATGTGCTGCGGCTTTCCGGCGGGCAGCAGCAGCGGGTGGCGCTTGCGCGGGCACTGGCCTCCCCGGCGCCGGTCATTCTTGCGGACGAGCCGACGGGGAATCTTGATGAGGACACCGCGCGCGGCGTGGTCCATATTTTGCGCGACGCCGCACATCAGCACGGCAAGTGCGTCATTCTTGTCACGCACTCCGCGGATATTGCCCGCGGCGCGGATCGCGTTCTCACGCTCTCCCACCGGCGCCTCACCGAGCGTACGGCTGTGCGCTAA
- a CDS encoding DNA cytosine methyltransferase, with amino-acid sequence MSQSIHRPIAVDLFSGAGGLSLGLEEAGYDVTASVEYDPIHAAVHEFNFPYGKTFCADVRKVSGAMIRCESDIQDQEIHLVAGGPPCQGISLIGKRALDDERNSLLKEFVRLVLELRPRYFVMENVAGLTVGSHRQLLDEVIALFNSHGDYRIVEPVSVLQAADFGTPQSRKRLFLLGYRKDCPRPSYPSPRYTPRRIDGSFPEGGLLPLGPSVSDAFADLPDADIFEELLRGDSVASVRYAEPSPYAAILRGVTQDLRNYARPRPSVGNRLTASARTVHTQKSIDRFTATLPGTTERISRFLRLHPEGICNTLRAGTASDRGAYTAPRPIHPVHPRVITVREAARLHGYPDWFRFHVTKWNGFREIGNSVPVMLGRAVAAELLKADNVTPTRGEFTSLGDEALLSFTATEAQTYFGLKERVIPQRTRAAG; translated from the coding sequence ATGTCACAGAGTATTCATCGTCCCATTGCTGTGGACCTCTTTTCGGGTGCCGGCGGGCTTTCTCTCGGCCTTGAGGAAGCCGGGTATGACGTTACCGCGTCCGTTGAATATGATCCGATCCATGCTGCCGTTCACGAATTTAATTTTCCCTACGGCAAGACATTCTGCGCGGATGTGCGTAAGGTCAGCGGCGCTATGATCCGCTGCGAATCAGATATTCAGGATCAAGAGATTCACCTTGTGGCAGGCGGCCCACCCTGCCAGGGAATCTCGCTAATCGGCAAACGGGCTCTGGATGATGAACGTAATTCCCTCCTCAAGGAATTTGTCCGTTTAGTCCTGGAATTGCGCCCGCGCTACTTTGTTATGGAAAACGTTGCGGGGCTAACCGTCGGCTCGCATCGGCAGCTCCTTGACGAAGTTATCGCACTATTTAACTCTCACGGGGACTATCGCATCGTCGAGCCAGTATCGGTGCTACAGGCAGCAGATTTTGGCACTCCACAATCCCGCAAAAGGCTCTTCTTATTAGGCTATCGGAAGGACTGCCCGCGCCCCAGCTACCCGAGTCCGCGGTATACCCCACGCCGTATCGATGGTTCATTTCCGGAAGGGGGTCTGCTCCCGTTGGGGCCTAGTGTGAGTGACGCTTTTGCAGATCTACCCGACGCGGATATTTTTGAGGAGTTGCTGCGCGGTGATTCGGTGGCGAGCGTTAGATATGCGGAACCAAGCCCCTACGCGGCAATCCTGCGTGGTGTCACACAAGATCTGAGGAATTACGCCCGGCCTCGCCCATCTGTGGGTAACCGGCTTACTGCATCCGCGCGAACAGTGCACACCCAGAAATCAATTGATCGCTTCACTGCTACTCTTCCCGGAACAACCGAACGCATCAGCAGATTCCTTCGGCTTCACCCAGAAGGAATCTGCAATACCTTGCGTGCCGGTACCGCGTCAGACCGCGGTGCGTACACAGCTCCCCGCCCTATTCATCCCGTCCATCCTCGGGTAATCACAGTGCGGGAAGCAGCACGTTTGCACGGCTACCCGGATTGGTTCAGATTCCACGTAACCAAGTGGAACGGCTTCAGAGAAATCGGAAACTCCGTTCCCGTTATGCTTGGCCGCGCGGTAGCCGCGGAGCTACTCAAGGCTGATAACGTAACGCCTACCCGCGGTGAATTCACCTCGCTCGGCGATGAAGCATTACTTTCTTTCACCGCAACCGAGGCCCAAACATATTTTGGCCTGAAAGAACGTGTTATCCCGCAACGTACCAGAGCTGCAGGTTAG